In Paenibacillus ihbetae, the following are encoded in one genomic region:
- a CDS encoding SWIM zinc finger family protein produces MNSYLTLDDMQWQELIQRTTQTFSDLTIKRGFQYFKQGRVRSSEMSDASSGVIDALVQGSDAEPYQVRLHVDALSDSACSCPVEGACKHMAAVLLDYAQQQGRSIHALVNAHSMAWASAPLSSSSPRLKAAAGQAAPGSPKWRDKAEQLPALPVTAWHELFDICTASLGTNTQNSFYAKNALASLHHIKPPLPADLEPLYRLHAHLFVLEKLVKQPANAWNSSGSYIGYHTQVAADHIQDQIGRIFKDGLEDNEPGEAFRERLDETKTYIRRSMLAEPRNRKFFAKIYMQLWIYWISPVYGDNQQIYADELRELQAAEGDFGASLSRAAWLASQSLMHFYMRQDEAAWELLREADKLSTLSAEFVLGFFHMLDSASEWERLARWLPEIGPLLGSHRSEHLSRYQDYWDAVIEHVPEAAERMWNCLASLLPYSKHIYQNALMTHGRWREWIDYQLSTGREPLELRVSDLAPVEKHAPELLLPFYHQAVERYILHKNRDGYKAAVKLLKRLAKLYKKLKQQERWELFITSLSVRNSRLRAFQEELRRGNLIS; encoded by the coding sequence ATGAATTCATACCTGACTTTAGATGATATGCAGTGGCAGGAACTCATTCAGCGAACGACCCAGACCTTCAGCGACCTCACGATCAAGAGAGGCTTTCAATATTTCAAGCAAGGCCGCGTCCGCTCAAGCGAGATGTCTGACGCTTCCTCCGGGGTAATCGATGCCCTTGTCCAAGGCTCGGATGCGGAACCCTATCAGGTGCGGCTCCACGTCGATGCTCTGAGCGACAGTGCATGCTCATGCCCTGTTGAAGGGGCATGCAAGCATATGGCAGCCGTCCTGCTCGATTACGCCCAGCAGCAAGGGCGGTCTATTCATGCCCTCGTCAATGCGCATTCGATGGCCTGGGCTAGCGCGCCCCTCTCTTCCAGCTCCCCCCGGCTTAAGGCTGCAGCAGGGCAAGCTGCACCGGGCTCCCCGAAATGGAGGGACAAGGCGGAGCAGCTGCCCGCCCTGCCTGTAACGGCATGGCATGAGTTGTTCGATATTTGCACGGCTTCGCTCGGAACGAACACCCAAAATTCGTTTTACGCCAAAAACGCCCTGGCCTCTCTGCACCATATCAAGCCGCCTCTGCCTGCCGATTTAGAACCGTTGTACAGGCTGCATGCCCATCTCTTTGTACTGGAGAAGCTGGTAAAGCAGCCGGCGAACGCCTGGAATTCCTCCGGCTCCTATATCGGCTACCACACCCAAGTGGCAGCTGACCACATCCAGGACCAAATCGGGCGGATTTTTAAAGACGGTCTTGAAGACAATGAGCCGGGAGAGGCGTTTCGAGAGCGCCTGGACGAAACCAAGACGTATATCCGCAGGAGCATGCTCGCCGAGCCGAGGAATCGGAAGTTTTTTGCCAAGATCTATATGCAGCTGTGGATCTACTGGATCAGCCCGGTTTACGGGGACAATCAGCAGATCTATGCGGATGAGCTTAGGGAGCTGCAGGCGGCCGAAGGCGATTTCGGCGCATCGCTCTCCCGTGCGGCATGGTTGGCGTCGCAGAGCCTGATGCACTTCTATATGAGACAAGACGAGGCGGCCTGGGAGCTGCTCCGGGAAGCGGACAAGCTCAGCACCCTCTCTGCCGAATTCGTGCTGGGCTTCTTCCATATGCTGGACTCGGCTTCCGAGTGGGAACGGCTCGCCCGCTGGCTTCCGGAGATCGGCCCGCTGCTCGGCAGCCATCGCAGCGAACATCTCAGCCGTTACCAGGACTACTGGGATGCGGTGATCGAGCATGTTCCGGAAGCGGCGGAGCGCATGTGGAATTGCCTTGCCTCCCTGCTCCCATATTCCAAGCATATTTACCAGAATGCACTCATGACCCACGGACGCTGGCGGGAATGGATCGATTATCAGCTGAGCACGGGCAGAGAACCCCTCGAGCTCAGGGTAAGCGACCTTGCGCCTGTTGAGAAGCATGCGCCGGAGCTTCTGCTGCCGTTTTACCACCAGGCGGTCGAGCGCTATATTCTTCATAAGAACCGGGACGGCTACAAAGCTGCCGTCAAGCTGCTGAAGCGATTGGCCAAGCTGTACAAGAAGCTTAAGCAGCAGGAACGCTGGGAATTGTTCATCACTTCCCTGTCCGTCCGCAACAGCAGGCTGCGCGCATTTCAAGAAGAACTGCGGAGAGGAAATCTGATATCATGA
- a CDS encoding DEAD/DEAH box helicase, whose amino-acid sequence MSKYTETITIHMAISEYGDAVIYGSTLMQGYVPGTYLKHRLFAWHEDSFYGTELTVQSVSGIEVVILPAEQAIPFFADMQLLEHIEWLWDEACIPFIELAPALAACARDRRFVPDFDAYKAGRLQWVWDEQALTHEGQEKLALLCADETWNEGLHASFSAYVHRLYYGTEEAAADLRREYPLLFTPHRAASAGMDAAAWLISIGWRPDTAPFRPLLQLLEPDEEETNWRLALVLQDKQDAAALTGVRLTEDGTAYGAWPDTWNAHIAERSPGWLRSLRAALPNRFFYDHGDQVLGKPLSDEAAWQFLTADSPRLLEAGWQVLLPAWWEAARRKKPKLRAKVRAGEGETAGGSSGGSLFGLDSLVNFDWRIAIGESTLTEAEFADLVARNERLVRFRGEWIPLDPALVAQIRQMMAGMNREEGLSFQDILQLHLLGSSEEAETSEAAEASSSDADRVKLEVELNEHFVKLIGRLGRQEEWPELPVPHDLKAELRTYQRDGFAWLAYLRHYGLGACLADDMGLGKTVQFIAYLLHVKDTVRQRGEEPLPSLLICPTSVLGNWQKELERFAPSLRVMLHYGGKRSGGEAFYRMAYDADIVLTSYATATLDQELLRDVKWESIGIDEAQNIKNADTKQSAAVRSFPARHRVALTGTPIENRLSELWSIYDFINPGYLGSLRGFTVRFIQPIEKDKNEQRTAELQKLIKPFMLRRKKKDPAIQLDLPEKNEMKTYIHLTAEQGALYDQTVSGLLERMQKLEGIERKGAILAALTQFKQLCDHPALLTKEPLPELPGTGGLLDTDAIVSRSAKLERLLSMVKELREEDERCLIFTQYIGMGEMMRQVLEQELGEPVLYLNGSTTKRARDSMIERFQSRSLPLEEQPNVMILSIKAGGVGLNLTAANHVFHFDRWWNPAVENQATDRAYRMGQTKDVQVYKFISMGTLEERIDEMLESKQMLSDQVISSSEGWITELSTDELKELFTLRRDWV is encoded by the coding sequence ATGAGCAAATACACCGAAACCATCACGATTCATATGGCTATAAGCGAATACGGGGACGCGGTGATTTACGGCTCGACTCTGATGCAGGGCTATGTACCCGGAACGTATTTGAAGCATCGCTTATTTGCTTGGCATGAGGACTCCTTCTACGGCACGGAGCTCACGGTCCAATCCGTCTCCGGTATCGAGGTCGTCATACTGCCGGCTGAACAGGCCATTCCGTTCTTTGCGGACATGCAGCTGCTGGAACATATCGAATGGCTCTGGGACGAAGCCTGTATTCCCTTTATCGAATTGGCCCCTGCCCTTGCTGCATGCGCGAGGGACCGCCGCTTCGTTCCCGATTTCGATGCCTACAAGGCCGGAAGGCTCCAGTGGGTGTGGGATGAGCAGGCTTTGACGCATGAGGGACAGGAGAAGCTCGCTTTACTGTGCGCGGACGAAACATGGAATGAAGGACTGCACGCTTCCTTCTCGGCCTATGTTCACCGCCTATACTATGGAACGGAAGAAGCGGCAGCCGATCTGCGCAGAGAGTATCCCTTGCTCTTCACGCCGCACCGGGCGGCGTCAGCCGGCATGGACGCGGCAGCTTGGCTCATCTCCATCGGATGGCGTCCGGATACCGCTCCCTTCCGTCCGCTGCTTCAGCTGCTTGAGCCAGATGAAGAGGAGACGAATTGGCGTCTTGCGCTTGTGCTGCAGGACAAGCAGGACGCGGCGGCCCTTACCGGCGTAAGGCTGACGGAAGACGGAACGGCGTACGGTGCTTGGCCGGACACTTGGAATGCTCATATCGCCGAGCGCTCTCCCGGCTGGCTCCGAAGCTTGAGAGCGGCACTGCCGAACCGCTTCTTTTACGACCATGGAGACCAGGTGCTCGGCAAGCCCCTCTCCGACGAGGCCGCCTGGCAGTTTCTGACGGCCGACAGTCCGCGGCTGCTGGAAGCCGGCTGGCAGGTGCTGCTTCCCGCCTGGTGGGAAGCAGCGCGCCGGAAGAAGCCGAAGCTGCGGGCCAAGGTGCGCGCAGGCGAAGGCGAGACCGCCGGAGGAAGCAGCGGCGGCTCCTTATTCGGCCTGGATTCGCTGGTCAATTTCGATTGGCGCATCGCGATCGGGGAATCCACGCTGACCGAGGCCGAATTCGCCGACCTGGTCGCCCGGAACGAACGGCTCGTCCGGTTCCGCGGGGAATGGATTCCGCTCGATCCGGCCCTCGTCGCGCAGATCCGTCAGATGATGGCGGGCATGAACCGGGAAGAAGGACTGTCCTTCCAGGACATTCTTCAGCTGCATTTGCTGGGCAGCAGCGAGGAAGCAGAGACGTCCGAAGCTGCCGAGGCGTCTTCCTCCGATGCGGATCGGGTGAAGCTCGAGGTGGAGCTTAACGAGCATTTCGTGAAGCTGATCGGTCGGCTCGGCCGGCAGGAAGAGTGGCCGGAGCTGCCCGTGCCGCACGACCTTAAGGCCGAGCTTCGAACCTACCAGCGGGACGGCTTTGCATGGCTTGCTTATCTGCGGCATTACGGCCTCGGAGCCTGCCTTGCCGATGACATGGGCCTTGGTAAAACCGTGCAGTTCATCGCTTACCTGCTGCATGTGAAGGACACGGTGCGGCAGCGCGGCGAAGAGCCGCTTCCATCGCTGCTGATCTGCCCGACCTCGGTTCTGGGCAACTGGCAGAAGGAGCTGGAGCGCTTCGCCCCATCGCTGCGGGTCATGCTTCATTACGGAGGCAAGCGAAGCGGCGGCGAAGCATTTTATCGGATGGCCTATGATGCCGACATCGTGCTGACCTCCTATGCGACCGCCACGCTGGACCAGGAGCTGTTAAGGGACGTCAAGTGGGAGTCCATCGGCATCGATGAGGCCCAGAACATTAAGAATGCCGATACCAAGCAATCTGCCGCAGTCCGAAGCTTTCCCGCAAGGCACCGCGTCGCTTTGACCGGTACGCCGATCGAGAATCGCCTCTCGGAGCTGTGGTCGATCTACGATTTCATCAATCCGGGATATCTCGGCAGTCTCCGCGGATTTACCGTGCGGTTCATTCAACCGATCGAGAAGGACAAGAACGAGCAGCGCACGGCGGAGCTGCAGAAGCTGATCAAGCCGTTCATGCTCCGGCGCAAGAAGAAGGATCCGGCCATCCAGCTCGACTTGCCGGAGAAGAACGAGATGAAGACCTATATTCATCTGACCGCCGAGCAGGGCGCCCTGTACGATCAGACGGTAAGCGGTCTGCTGGAGCGGATGCAGAAGCTCGAGGGCATCGAGCGAAAAGGCGCGATCTTGGCCGCCTTGACGCAGTTCAAGCAGCTTTGCGATCATCCTGCTCTGCTGACGAAAGAGCCGCTTCCCGAATTGCCGGGAACGGGCGGGCTTCTCGACACCGATGCGATCGTGAGCAGGTCTGCCAAGCTGGAGCGGCTGCTGTCCATGGTGAAGGAGCTCCGGGAAGAAGACGAGCGCTGCCTGATCTTCACCCAATATATCGGCATGGGCGAGATGATGCGCCAGGTACTGGAGCAAGAGCTTGGCGAGCCGGTGCTGTACCTGAACGGCAGCACGACCAAGCGGGCCCGGGACAGCATGATTGAGCGGTTCCAATCCCGGTCGCTGCCGCTGGAAGAACAGCCGAATGTGATGATTCTGTCGATTAAGGCGGGCGGCGTCGGTCTCAACCTGACCGCCGCGAACCACGTATTCCACTTCGATCGCTGGTGGAACCCGGCTGTTGAGAATCAGGCAACGGACCGTGCCTACCGAATGGGCCAGACCAAGGATGTCCAGGTGTACAAGTTCATCTCCATGGGAACGCTTGAGGAACGGATCGATGAGATGCTGGAGAGCAAGCAGATGCTCAGCGATCAGGTCATCTCAAGCAGCGAAGGCTGGATTACCGAGCTCTCCACCGATGAATTGAAAGAGCTGTTCACGCTGCGGCGCGACTGGGTGTAG